One genomic segment of Candidatus Desulfatibia profunda includes these proteins:
- a CDS encoding enoyl-CoA hydratase/isomerase family protein: MVLTLKLLRHNAHLPIEEVFQSDLKAARFILGHPDFVEGVRARLVDKDDNPRWQPAKIEAVGSLDLAL, encoded by the coding sequence GTGGTCCTGACCCTGAAACTTTTAAGACACAATGCCCATCTTCCGATAGAGGAAGTATTCCAATCGGATCTGAAAGCAGCACGTTTTATTTTGGGGCATCCCGATTTTGTAGAAGGGGTGCGGGCGCGTCTAGTGGACAAAGACGACAACCCGCGCTGGCAGCCGGCGAAAATAGAAGCGGTCGGCTCGCTGGACCTGGCCCTTTAG
- a CDS encoding outer membrane beta-barrel domain-containing protein, which translates to MKRCLFTILILALGITAPSFAQNKPESFSVSPFIGGYVFEGDQDLDNKPVYGLRVGYDFTKNWGAELVFDYISTKYTGAGTSESTNVFNYRLEGLYHFFPDTRIVPFLAIGAGGQSIDYNSRNDSKTMAALDYGAGVKLYLTEWLALRFDARHVLAFGSIEHNFEYTAGLSFFFGSPKKVEEPMAEQRKEETAAAPKIVVDSDKDGVPDDLDKCPDTPEGTKVDKDGCPEIKEIKAAPKAEIEVERQLFEKKRVTLLVQFDFDKAIVKPEYCDDIKKIADVMKKHPNLNILIEGHTCNIGGKEYNLNLSQRRAEAVKALLVNKLGIDSGRIATKGFGFSHPIADNKTKEGRIKNRRIEASIDYEVKK; encoded by the coding sequence ATGAAAAGATGTCTTTTTACCATTTTAATCCTTGCCTTGGGAATCACTGCACCATCTTTTGCCCAGAATAAACCCGAAAGCTTTTCTGTATCACCGTTTATCGGCGGATATGTGTTTGAAGGCGACCAGGATCTCGATAATAAGCCTGTTTACGGGCTGAGGGTTGGATACGATTTTACTAAGAACTGGGGCGCCGAGCTTGTATTTGATTATATTTCGACAAAGTACACCGGTGCGGGGACAAGCGAGAGCACCAATGTATTCAATTATCGTCTGGAAGGGCTTTACCACTTTTTTCCGGATACACGCATCGTCCCTTTTCTTGCAATCGGCGCAGGCGGACAGAGTATCGACTACAACTCGCGCAATGACAGCAAAACAATGGCTGCTTTAGATTACGGTGCCGGCGTAAAATTGTACCTCACAGAATGGCTTGCATTGAGATTTGATGCCCGGCATGTTCTCGCATTCGGCAGCATCGAACATAATTTCGAGTACACCGCGGGCTTGAGCTTCTTTTTCGGAAGTCCCAAAAAGGTCGAAGAACCGATGGCTGAACAGCGCAAAGAAGAGACTGCAGCCGCCCCGAAGATTGTCGTCGATTCAGATAAAGATGGCGTCCCCGACGATCTCGACAAATGCCCGGACACGCCCGAGGGAACCAAAGTAGATAAAGACGGTTGTCCCGAAATAAAGGAAATCAAGGCGGCTCCGAAGGCGGAAATAGAGGTTGAACGACAGCTTTTTGAAAAAAAGCGTGTCACGCTGCTTGTGCAATTCGACTTTGACAAGGCAATCGTCAAGCCCGAATACTGCGATGACATCAAAAAAATCGCCGATGTCATGAAAAAGCATCCGAATCTTAATATTTTGATTGAAGGTCATACCTGCAATATCGGCGGTAAAGAATATAACCTCAACCTTTCTCAGCGGCGGGCTGAAGCAGTAAAAGCTTTGCTCGTTAATAAACTTGGGATTGATTCTGGACGAATTGCAACCAAAGGGTTCGGGTTCTCACATCCGATAGCCGATAACAAGACCAAAGAAGGGCGAATAAAAAATCGCCGCATAGAGGCGTCGATTGATTACGAAGTAAAGAAGTAA
- a CDS encoding radical SAM protein: protein MSASHAREAEAERTHRLSALGNNIKVAHEGTKPHLGPLATGCHICSQGEWSCLFINGKCNCRCFYCPTVQDEISVPTTNRIPFAKARDYADYIRHFDFKGVSISGGEPLLTFDSTLRYIETVRRRQGDALHIWLYTNGTLLTAEHLIRLESAGLNEIRFDISAADYDLKKVEMAVGRIPCVTVEIPIIPEDRPRVAELLSAMHDIGVSHLNLHQLRLTPYNSSRLKIRPYTFLHGEKVTVLESELTALALMQTAVAQNIGLPINYCSFVYKHHYQRAANRRRSARFILKGPESITDSGYIRALALTGPAERIGRQAEDLSRHNADPQLWSISAQKDRLCFHERLWPLIDFEGCELMVSYSEALLRPLISYQRAFKEIRINTGRTLYVEKQPLSINRRLNDAQKSALANLVIGPAPSEPGRKEQELGEIIEYELIRPGLQEYF from the coding sequence GTGTCTGCATCACACGCCCGCGAGGCTGAGGCCGAACGCACGCATCGTTTAAGCGCTTTGGGCAATAACATCAAGGTGGCTCATGAGGGGACCAAACCCCATCTTGGGCCCCTAGCTACAGGCTGCCACATTTGCAGCCAGGGCGAATGGTCTTGTCTCTTTATCAATGGCAAATGCAACTGCCGCTGCTTCTATTGCCCCACGGTCCAGGATGAGATCAGCGTGCCCACCACCAACCGGATTCCCTTTGCCAAAGCGCGGGACTATGCCGATTACATCCGCCATTTCGACTTCAAAGGCGTCAGCATCAGCGGAGGAGAACCGCTGCTGACCTTTGACAGTACGCTGCGCTACATCGAAACTGTCCGGCGCCGGCAAGGCGATGCCCTGCACATTTGGCTTTACACCAACGGCACCTTACTCACAGCAGAGCATCTGATCAGGCTGGAATCGGCCGGGTTGAACGAAATCCGCTTCGACATCAGCGCCGCGGACTACGATCTAAAGAAGGTTGAAATGGCCGTCGGCCGAATCCCTTGCGTGACCGTGGAGATCCCGATAATTCCCGAAGACCGGCCGCGGGTAGCCGAGTTGCTCTCCGCAATGCACGACATAGGGGTTAGTCACCTCAATCTGCACCAACTGCGCCTTACGCCCTATAATAGCTCTCGACTCAAAATACGTCCCTATACCTTTCTGCATGGCGAGAAGGTGACTGTACTGGAATCGGAACTCACGGCGTTGGCCCTGATGCAAACGGCCGTCGCCCAGAACATCGGATTGCCGATCAACTACTGTTCCTTTGTCTACAAGCACCACTATCAACGTGCCGCCAACCGCCGACGCAGCGCCCGTTTCATCCTCAAAGGCCCTGAATCGATCACGGACAGCGGCTACATCCGCGCCCTGGCGCTGACCGGTCCTGCCGAGCGGATCGGCCGTCAGGCCGAAGATCTGAGCCGTCATAATGCCGATCCTCAACTGTGGTCCATCAGCGCTCAAAAAGACAGACTGTGCTTCCATGAACGCTTGTGGCCGTTGATCGACTTTGAAGGCTGTGAACTCATGGTCAGTTACAGCGAAGCGCTGTTGCGCCCGCTGATCTCATATCAGCGCGCCTTTAAGGAGATTCGCATCAACACTGGCCGCACGCTCTATGTTGAGAAGCAGCCTTTGTCTATCAACCGGCGCCTGAATGACGCTCAAAAAAGCGCTTTGGCCAACCTCGTCATTGGACCGGCCCCCTCGGAACCCGGCAGGAAGGAACAGGAGCTGGGCGAGATCATCGAATATGAATTGATCCGGCCCGGATTGCAGGAGTACTTCTAG